In Thermodesulfobacteriota bacterium, the genomic window GCGTTTTCCTTGTTGGGCTGGACGAGGAGCTCCTCCACGTCGAAGAGCGGCATGCCGAGCCGGGTGTGCATGCGGCGGGCGCTCTCCAGCCCGAACTCGATGAGCTTGGCGTCCACCAGCTCGCGGATGAGGGGAGCGGTGAGGACCTCGATCTTCGAGCGCTGGATCACGCCCTCGACGGCCAGGGCGACCTCCTGGGCCGTGCCCTCGTCGAGCAGCGTCTCGCGCATGAGCGCATCGACGATCCGCTGGCGATCCCAGCCCAGGATATCCATGTCGGAGGTGCGGACGAAGAGCACCTTGTCCGTGGCGTCGCTCGCCGGGGTGGCCGCCCGCCGACCGAAATCCATGACCTCACCCATGCCGGTCTCCTTTTCGCAAGAGATATCGAGCCCTTAGACGGTGGGAACAACTAGATTTGGTAGGATGGCCGGGAGGATACCACAACATATAGTGCCCGGGAACCCCAGAAATCCTCCCAACCCGGAGTCGCCGGCGCTTTTCCTTGCACGCCTGTGGCCCCTTCATTATGCTGCGACTCCCGCAGCATAACGGAAAGCCTGTTACGTCTCTCCCCCGGAGAGCATCAGAGCCGTCGGATGAACGAAGCGCAATTGGTGGGGCAGGCCCGCGAGGGGGACTTCCGCGCGTTCGAGGCACTGGTGAACGTATCGGAGGGGAAGGTGTACGGGCACCTTCTGCGCCTCATGGGCAACCCGGACGACGCCCGGGACCTGTTGCAGGAGACGTATCTGAGCGCCTACCGCCACCTCGGTTCCTTCAAGGGAGATTCAGCGTTCACCACCTGGGTGTACCGCATCGCCACCAATCACGCCCTGATGCGGCTGCGCAAGAAGCAGCCGGAGAGCGTGGGGCTCGACGAGATTGCCGTGCCCAGCCACGAAGAGCTCAAGGGGCGCACCATCTCGGACTGGGCCATCAACCCCCGGGAAGCCGTACTGCGCAAGGAGGTTCGACGCGTGCTGGATCGGGCCATCCAGGCGCTTCCGCCCACGTACCGCGCCGTGGTGGTCCTGCGCGACATCCAGGACCTGGACACGCGCGAGACCGCAGAGATTCTCGGAATCTCGGAAGGCGCGGTGAAGACCCGGCTGCACCGGGCACGGATCTTCTTGCGAGAACTTCTCGGGCCCTACTTCGAAGAGGACGTGCCGGGGGGGGGGACGACAGCCGCATGACCGGTTCGCTGAGCTGCAAAGAGATCCTGGACAACCTCTCTGCGTACATCGACGCAGAGCTCGATCCGAGCCTGTGCGAGGAGATCCGCCGGCACATGGCGGGGTGCGACCCCTGCGTGGCATTCCTCAACACCCTGGAGAAGACGGTGGTGCTCTACCGCGGGTGCGCCGAGCAGGACGACCTGCCCCGGGAGGTACACATCGATCTGCACCGGTTCCTGCGCGAGCGTTGCCGCGCTTCCTCGGAGGAGTAGCATGGAGGCATTGCTCTGGATCGCCGTTCTCGTCGCCGCGGTAGTTTTCTTCGCCCGGGGCGGCGGGTGAGGCAGTTGCTGAGCCGCCGGTCG contains:
- a CDS encoding zf-HC2 domain-containing protein; this encodes MTGSLSCKEILDNLSAYIDAELDPSLCEEIRRHMAGCDPCVAFLNTLEKTVVLYRGCAEQDDLPREVHIDLHRFLRERCRASSEE
- a CDS encoding sigma-70 family RNA polymerase sigma factor; the protein is MNEAQLVGQAREGDFRAFEALVNVSEGKVYGHLLRLMGNPDDARDLLQETYLSAYRHLGSFKGDSAFTTWVYRIATNHALMRLRKKQPESVGLDEIAVPSHEELKGRTISDWAINPREAVLRKEVRRVLDRAIQALPPTYRAVVVLRDIQDLDTRETAEILGISEGAVKTRLHRARIFLRELLGPYFEEDVPGGGTTAA